Proteins from a genomic interval of Acomys russatus chromosome 19, mAcoRus1.1, whole genome shotgun sequence:
- the Calm3 gene encoding calmodulin-3 — MADQLTEEQIAEFKEAFSLFDKDGDGTITTKELGTVMRSLGQNPTEAELQDMINEVDADGNGTIDFPEFLTMMARKMKDTDSEEEIREAFRVFDKDGNGYISAAELRHVMTNLGEKLTDEEVDEMIREADIDGDGQVNYEEFVQMMTAK; from the exons gcTGACCAGCTGACCGAAGAGCAGATCGCAG agTTCAAGGAAGCCTTCTCCCTCTTTGACAAAGACGGAGATGGCACCATCACTACCAAGGAGTTGGGGACTGTGATGAGATCGCTGGGGCAGAACCCCACTGAGGCTGAGCTACAGGACATGATCAACGAGGTGGACGCTGACG GCAATGGGACCATTGACTTCCCAGAGTTCCTGACCATGATGGCCAGGAAGATGAAGGACACAGACAGCGAAGAGGAGATACGAGAGGCCTTCCGTGTCTTTGACAAG GATGGGAATGGCTACATCAGCGCCGCTGAGCTGCGTCATGTCATGACGAACCTGGGGGAGAAGCTAACGGATGAGGAAGTGGATGAGATGATCCGAGAGGCTGACATCGACGGAGACGGCCAGGTCAACTATGAAG AGTTTGTACAGATGATGACTGCGAAGTGA